In Camelus dromedarius isolate mCamDro1 chromosome 16, mCamDro1.pat, whole genome shotgun sequence, the genomic stretch GCAGATTATGGAATGCTGCGTGGAGCGGCATGGTGGGGGGCTGGCTTCAGACCTGCAGCTTGCCTTGTTTTGCAAACAATCATTGCATCGTGCAGCCCGGTCAGGGTCCCCTTGGGAGGACTGGGAATCTCTCAGCCTTTTTTGGGCCCGAGTTTGCCGTGTGGCTGTATGCTTCAGCTTGtccacctgccttcccctccagctgtctttctctgtttcctgagAGAGCCCAGGTGCCCTTCAGAAATGGGAGGACCTGCTCAGCGCACTTCCTTAGGCAGGTAGGGGAGAACCGCACTCCAGGCCCCGTGTGGTTCTGGAAGCAGCAAAGGTTCTAAAAAAGCCAGGCCTCCCCTTTGAGGAAGTTCTGAGTTAGAGGCATTGTGCTTAAACGGTCCAGAGTAGCTTCATTTGGAGACCTGGTGCCCATCTGAGCAAGAGTTGCCTCATGATCCACTGCCTCCGATACTTTTATGCTCTCAGCTGAAACAGGAAAATGGGATGAAGTGATTGCAGTCTTCGCTCTGCAGGATACTGGGGTTGGGGTCCAGACCCATGGTTGCCTTCGCTCTGACTCTATTGTAGCAGGCATCTGCTGGATGTTACCATTAAATCTCAAGAGAGAGCATTTAACCTGTGGTGTAGCTGAAtctatgtaataaaatattttgtaactgGGGAGCCAAacaaaatcatgaattttttgaatttttttttaaaggagcagaATGAAAGAATGAGGTTGTGTTGCTGAACTTTGAACTCAGAGACAGTAAAATACGCTGGTGAAGACATAGGCCACAAagtttgggttcaaatcccagctccaccacctgctagctgtgtgactttgggcaagttacttgacctctctgagcgtCAGTTCCCTTCTGTACAATGAGGGTAATAACACTACTCACTTCCTAGGATTACTGTCAAGATTACACGTGATAGAAGCACAGGAGAAGTGGTTAACACAGGGCCAGGCCCAAAGAAGTGTGTACTCTTAGTATTAATAGTTTTATAATCCAAACGTCTCCTTATAGAACCaatattttttcaggaaaatactgAACCAGTCTGAACCCATACGGAAGCCCCACGCTATCTAAAATGGCCACGAAACAGCTTCTCTTAGTAAGCCCTGAAAATCAGGGTGCCCAGCGCTGAGCGCTGTACAGCCGTTCATTCCACACAAAGCTCTGTTACTGTCTTCACTTTGCAAAggaggaaacaaaggctcagagaggcttggTAACttgccagggtcacacagccagggcgCAAACCCAGTCAGTAGGACCTTGTCTGTCATTACAACAATCTAATGCTTCTACTGAGGTGGAACAGAATTTAATCATGAAAATGCTTCCCCATCCACATTAAAGTATAATTGGGCATGACCTGTGATaggatttattcattcactctttcattcgttcattcatggGTGTCCCTGGAGAGACTCTGTGCTTGGCGTGTCCAGGCATGTCTATAAGTATGTTTAAGCCTGCACGCGTGTTTAAATGATTTCCCCACGCCCCCCTGCCTTTCCCCCGTGGCTGTGCGGCCCTCACATGACTCGCTCCACCAGCTCTCCCTCCAGCACGGATGCCCACCTGCAGTTCCCGGACGGCAGCGGCCTCCTGCAGCCCCCGCGCTGGGACGAGCCGCAGCGGGCGTGCGCCCTGGAGCAGATCTGTGGCGTGTTCCGAGTGGACCTGGGGCAGATGCGTTCCCTCCGTCTCTTCTTCAGGTGAGGCCCCTTGGGGCCACGTCCTGGAAGCTGCCTGTGTGCCATGTCCTGGGGGGCCGTGCTTGGGTCCAGGGCCCTGGGATTCCCAAACACCTGCTTCCCAACATCACCAGTCTGGTCGGCAGTGGAGCCCCACTACGGCTGCCCCACGGGAGCCGGGTCTGGGTAGCTCCCagactccttcctctgccttcagggtgatggtggcagcTATTGCTTGGAGCCCTGGTTTGGGGAAGACGACAAACCAGGGCTGCCCAGAGAGTGGGAGCTGCAGGCTGCTCCCGGTCACCCACCCAGCGGCCCCACAGCTGGGTGAGTGCCCAGGACAGACCATGGCTTTCTAGAGGGAGGCACCATTTCCTTCATGATTCCTTACACCCCTATTAGTTCCCTGCCTAGCAGCCACCTCAAGTCTCTCTTCCCGAAAGGCAGGGTGTCCTAGCCACAGAACAGCACCAGCCGAAGATCTGTGTTTAGAAGAAGCAGGCATGTCTCCGTGGGGTTCCCAGACCCTGAGCCACATCCCGCCTTTCACGGAAGGGCAGCCAAGTTCAGGCGACGGCCCTGAGGCATGTGTAGTGAATTTCCCTGGAGGATTCTCCCAAAGTGCCACACGTGCTGGATGGGGAAGCCCGCTGGAGGGGCGTCCCTTAGTGGATTCCACCTCAGAGCATCCACCCTGGGGTCtcctggagagaagggaggatgCCTGGCGGGCAGGAGTGGGGGCAGAAGGCCCCTCTGGCAGGTCTCCCAGAGCCAGGATAGTCCAACCCAGGGCTTCCCCAGGAGGCAGCTGCTTTGCCTTCTTCAGCAAAGGGGGTGATGGCTTCTGTTGGGGCATAATTCTGTCCCCTTGCCGCCAGCAGCCAAACTCCAGGGGGACTTTCCGTTTCCTGCCTCTGAGGTCAGCGAAGGCAGCCTCTGATTATACTTGGAAATACAAACCGGTGTTTACATATTCATCAGTCTTTCCTCCCCCGCCTCCAATGGCCGCCCAGCGATGAGGCCTGCACCAGCGGCCAGCTGGTCGTCGCCAGCCGGGAGAGCCAGTACAAGGTCTTTCACTTCCACCACGGAGGCTTGGACAAGCTGCCCGACGTCCTTCAGCAGTGGAAATACTGCGCAGAGACGCACCTCAAAGACCAGGTAGCCCGGAGGAGGGATGGGTGCTGCCCGCAGGGGAGGGAGACCCCGCCCCTGGAGGGACCTGGCTGCTGAGAACCCCCTCCTCTCCCGAACCCCCTCCCCTGCAACAGGGGCTTCGGACATGGGCCCTCTCCCGGGAGTCCCAGGCCTCGTGGGTGTGACCCGTGGTCGCTGGGGGCCCACAGAGCAGCaactttggatctgaaacatgCGCCCAGGCTTCTTGTAAAGGCAGTACTCCGCACTTGAAAAATCATGTTTTGACAAGGCATCCCGCCATATTTTGCTCAATCTACATACAAACGTAATAAAAGCTCTTTAATTATCTGTTTAAGATACGGTATGTGCTTATTAGAAATGGGCTGACTTTAAAATTCCCTTCCTTCCCACAGAGCCTCCTGCTGGCTTCCCTTATTACAGTAGCatggcttttttctccccctacATTGCACAACCTTTGATTTTTGAATTAAATGTCAGCTGCAGTTTTGCCCTGGGTCCCTGACTGCCCATGGAGACAACCTGACAGGCGGGCTCCCCGCTCGCAAAACAGCCATCCCTTTGTATGTGGCCAATCACATGTAATTTATTGCAGGCCCTCCCGGCAGAGGGAAGCTGGCCGTCCGAGGCATTAATTCCGTCTTTGCGGCGGGTTGGAGCGAGAGTGGGGGGCGGCGCCGGGTGGGAGTGGGCCGGGACCCGGGAGCGCGAGGGGGACCGTGGTAAGAGGATGGCATTTTCATTGTAATTGCGTCTAATTACACTTGCCATTTAGGGGTTTGTGTGCAGGGGAGACGCGTCCTCCTCCTTcggaagagagagggaggcttTTACATCCCGCCAAGAGCGCGGTTGGCTTGAAAGCCGGGCGTCCGAGACACTGATCTTCCCCGGCGGCTGTCCTCCCGTCCAGCAGGTCGCCGACGAAAAGACGTGCATGCAGTTCTCCATCCGGCGTCCCAAACTGCCGTCCTCCGAGACGCACCCCGAGGAGAGCATGTACCGCAGGCTGGACGTGGCCGCCTGGCTGCGCCACCTGAACGCGCTGGGCCAGGTGCAGGAGGAGTACAAGCTGCGCAAGGTGAGGCCCGGCGCGCCCGCGGGTGGGGCGGGGGTCCGGGCCCGGGCGCGGGGGCTGTGCGAACACGGCCGATGGAGCAGTCAAAGCCGCTGCGATGAAAAAGCCGCCTCCGGAGCGGGTTTGGGGGACCCCGCGCCAGCCTGTATAGAAGAGCTCGCAGCCCGCGCCGCGTTTCCAAAACCGGGATTAGGCCCTGACGTGAGAACGACAGGTTAATCTGAGCGCCGCACCAGGGGGGGCATTGACATTGAAATGAGCCTGGTTTGTGTCCTGTATGGGAATGGGGGGCCGGCACTTTCCCCTTCCAAACATGTGCAAATTGCAGCGATCTGAATCAAGGCGTCAGTTGTCAAGAAGGCGAAGCAAAGCCACCAAAACACAGATCTCCGGGGATTTGGGGGTGCTTTGAGCGGCCCTGCTTTGGCCCCTCCCCAACTTTTGCCGCTTCCTCCAGGCCATTTTCTTCGGCGGCATTGATGTGTCAATCCGGGGGGAGGTCTGGCCCTTCCTGCTGCGTTATTACAGCCACGAGTCGACGTCGGAGGAGAGGGAGGCGCTGCGGGCGCAGAAGAGAAGGGAGTACGCCGAGATCCAGCAGAAGAGGTGACCGAGGCGCCTGGCCGGGCCCCTCGAGCCGCGGAGGGAAACCCCCACCCCCCGAGCCGCGGAGGGAAATGCCATTTGGAAAGGCAATTTGAGGCGCAATTCAGCATTGATAATATGTTCCGTGACCCATAGTTTCCTTGGAAAATGGGTCTCCCAGGACCGTGAGCGATGGGGCAGGATAAGTGCCGTCATTACCCCAGCGCCCGGCCCCGGGACTGGCTCTCTTTAGCTCGCATGTCAAGGttttagaattctttttcaaCAGACTTAACGAGGCGCTGACATCCCACCGCTCAACGCCGGGGTGGCAGCGGGGCCTCGGGGTCGGCGGGGAGCTTGGACTGCTGAGGTCTGTTCGGGCCTCGCCTAGCGGGGGCTGCGGTGAGCTCTCCGCCGGGACGCTGGGATGCTGGGACGCGTGAGGCCGTGTTCACGCTGGGAAAGCCTTGGACTCCTATCCCACCTCAGCCCCCGCCCCTGCAAGTCAGTGGGAGCTGGAGGGTTTGCCAGCGGCCCTAGTTGCCAACCGCGAGCCGGGCTGGGAGGGACGCCCCGCAGACCTGGAGCGTGTGCCTGGCTGACCCCGGCGGGCGCTCTGCTCCGTGCCAGGCTCTCCATGACCCCTGAGGAGCACAGAGCGTTCTGGCGAAATGTGCAGTTCACTGTGGACAAGGATGTGGTTCGGACAGATAGGAGCCATCAGTTCTTCCGAGGCGAAGGCAATCCCAACGTGGAGTGCATGAGGTACCGCCTCCCCCCGCTAACAGCTTCCTCCCCTCTTGGTTTCACTCCCTCTATGTCTGCCACGCCAGGAGCCTCATCTCACCTCTCAGGCCTCAGCTGACCCTCTGGGAAGTGGACCAGCAGCTTCTGCTGGGGTCAGGGGTCTTTCTTCCAGGTTCATACAATCAATGCCCCCGAATCAGAGCATCCTTAGGGAACATCAGTGGGCCTGTTATGGTCCCAGCCACCCAGGGAAGCCCATAGGCCCCCTCCCAAGGGTGCCAGCAAAGGTCTCCACCCCCTGAGCATCCACCGAGCCTAAGCTTGCTTGGCTCACACCAGCTGTGGACCAGCCTCCCGCTGAGTGTCTCTGTCTCCCACTGGGTGGTCCTCAGGGTGATAAAGCCACACAGGCCGAGGCTGGCATCTTTGACATTCTGCTGCCTCCTGGCAAATAATTGCATGAAATTAGCAGCCCGTAAAAACAGCCCACTCTTTGTCATAGGCAGTCgaccattaagaaaatgagacCCACAttcctcctttccctgctcttAAGGGCCGAGGGCCAGGCTGGAGAGTGCCTAATTGCAGGCCATTACCTTTCCCCAGTCCCCAGAGCTGCCCTCCTTCCTCTGAGATCAAGGTGAAGGATGGGGGTATGGGCAGCCCAGGGTCTCCAGCCTGGGGTTCCACTGGGCAACACCCTGCTGTGTGGCCACCCTCTGCTgacctccctgccctctgcactGCGTCCTCAGGAGGATTCTGCTGAACTACGCAGTGTACAACCCCGCCATCGGGTACTCCCAGGGCATGTCGGACCTGGTGGCGCCCATCCTGGCCGAGGTCCTGGATGAGTCAGACACCTTCTGGTGCTTTGTGGGTCTGATGCAGAACACGATCTTCGTTAGCTCTCCTCGGGATGAGGACATGGAAAAACAGCTGGTGAGGCTCTCGGATGTGTGCGGCTTGGTTGCGGTGGGTCAGGGTTCAGCAGAAAAGCCAATGTGGGCCTTGCCCGTGGGCTCTGGGGGCTTAGCCTTGGGCCTCTGGGGAAGGGCCAACTCTCCCAGGGGGGACGCAGCCTGCTCCCAAGTCCCAGCGTACGTGCTTCCATCCCCAGCCCGGGCTCCCCAGCGGGGTATCTGTCACACTTGCCCTGTGCTTTACGAAATGCGTCCTCAGCTGCATCTGGGTTGCTCCATGCAGGAGTGGGGACGGGAATGGGAGGGGCTCCTGAAGCATCCTGAGGCCCAATGGACAGTTGTCACACACCCACCTCAAGGGCAGCGGGCCTTCCCTGCTGTGCCTGGCCAGCACCCCTCCCTTCGGGGCCTCCCCTAAGCTACACAGACCAGGCAGCACtgaaaggtgggggtggggaggcaaagGTGAGTATGGTGGGGCCAGGAGTACTCGCCCTTCCCTCTACCTAGCACCTGTGCACTCCAAGCACCTGGCAGGTGCTGCTGGCACTGGGATGTGGCCTCGGGTCCCCCGTCGGAGAGATTCTCGGCCTGGAAGCTGATAGTGGGAGGAGAGGATGCTGGGTGCCAGGGAGTGACACAGAAAGCACCCTGGTGATAAGTGGGAACCAAGGCAAGCATCCCAATGTCTCCTTGGACCACGCTGACCCCGTGGCATATGGGATCAGGTCCTGGATGCTGCCAGCCCACTGGGACTTGGCTCAGGAGACCATTCTGGGCAGTGACACTGGTCAGGTTGGTGGCCCACATGCAATGAGGGGAGAGCTGAATgcagggccttgaatgccaggccAAGGAGCACATCCTGTGACCTAAGTATTAGGGGCCGTTGAAGACTGGATGGCAGAGCAGAACACAGCACAGGATTTGAGGAGAcggaggcaggagctgggaggtggggactgGAAGCTGAGgggcacgggggtgggggtggggggtatccgtgagggtgggagggggtcaGCCACAGGGAGGAGAAACTGGCCAGTCGGGCAGGATCCTCAGAATGAATTCCTGTGCCACCCCAGCGGCTGTCTCGAGTAGGAACAATGGGCCACTTGTGTGGGAAGGGGCCTGTGAGTCACCGAACCCCCACCACAGGATCCCCCAACTGCGCTCAGCCGAGCCGCCCGCTCTCCGCTCTGTTCTCTGCGTCGGCCCTGTGATGTCAGGTTTCCGTGGTACCTGGGGAGGCAATTACAGGCTCTGACGCGAAGGGCCCCGTGACTCGTTAGTTGCCAGAGATTGATTTTACAACGGAGCTGGTGAAGTCAGCAGCCCAAGCTGGGCGCTGCCAGAAATAGCCTCGATCTTGTCCCACGTCACTGGGTGGTGACCTCATGTGCAGGCATCGAGCCTCTTGGGGTTCAGAAACGCCCCCTCCCTGCTCTAAATCAGCCCTGGAAGGTGATGCATCTCGGAGATCAGAGCGGAAGGTGgctgagtgggtgtgtggggggtGAGTTGTCAGTGGAGGCTCTGCTCCACATCCCAGGAAGGAGGGGGTGTCAGAAACAGCACCACGCGGTGCCTGAGGCCTGGAGGGCTTCCCAGCCTCCGACCTGCCACCAGCCACTCGGTCCCCAGCAGGGTGTACACGTTGCCTTGCCCTGGGCCACGCCACAGTCTCCAAAACAGTCTGTAATCTGGGGTGAACTGACGAAAACAGCTGTGAGTCTGATTCCAGCGACAGAACAGAGTACGTGggtgcagacacacacagcagGTGGCGATCTCACTCGTGGCACACATGCtcttctgggggtggggatgggccaAGGGAGGGCCCCAGTGGGAGTGGGCTTCCTGGGCCAGGCAGGCGGGCCTGCCGGGGGGCCGGGGGCTTACCCATCCTGGCCTCACCCCTAGCTGTACCTGCGGGAGTTGCTGCGGCTGACACACCTGCGCTTCTACCAGCACCTGGTCTCGCTGGGCGAGGATGGCCTGCAGATGCTCTTCTGCCACCGCTGGCTCCTGCTGTGCTTCAAGCGGGAGTTCCCCGAGGCCGAGGCACTGCGAATCTGGGAGGCCTGCTGGGCCCACTACCAGGTGAGCCAGACGGTGGCGAGGGCTGAGGCCGGACAGCAGCCCCGGAGCCACGTCACCATCCTGCACCCCGCCTCcgaggaggggagggtgcccgcaCCATGGTGCGCCTCCTCTGGGGTCTCCCTCCTCCACGACCCCTGAATCCCCACCACCAGCCAAAGTCGGCCCCTCACCCAGCAACTGCCTTCCAGCCCCACGTGGCCCGCCTCGGACCTGCAGCTCACCTCCCAAGAAACTGAAATCGATGCAAATTGCCCGCTGACTGTGCTCATTACCACGCTCCGGGGCTGAGCACGCTCCTGTCACAACCAATCAGCGTGAAAGACGTTGCAGGGCCAAGCGGGACGTCGGTGCCCACGTGCTGGAgccagcgcccgcccgcccgcccgcccgcccccgtCTGGATGGCTCAGGGAGAGGGCCCGAGAGCCTGCTTCCCCCATCAGCCCCTCTGCGAGCCCGGGCCCAGCCCTCCGTCCCCTCCCAGTGATGTTGATTTCCACTTGCCGTCCACTGTCATCAGTGTCTCCTCAACAGATTCCCCTGAGAGCATCACGCTGGCCCTGTCACATGGCTTTAACGCCCAAATTAGCGACAAGCCGGTGATGTTAAAGGATAGGCAAGTCTCTCTGAATCCGTCAGCCTTAAAAAAATTTGCATTGACACATCTGGGAGGCGGCCAGGACCCTTTGGGCAAGAGTGGGCTCCATCCTCTTTGCCTCAGTTGGAGCAGCTTGGAGTAGGCAAACCTTGCAGATAGATGGCACACCCACCAGCCCTGGGAAGTGTGTGTCAGCGTTTCCCGTCCTGACCATTCCGCCTGACAGTAGTGAGTCTAAAAAACGGTGCAGGGGCCACAGCTGTCTTTGTGTTCATCCATCCGCCCCGcccgcctcctcctccaccctggcCCAGGTCGGGGCTGTTTCCTGCCTGGATTAGCGTGTTCGATGCACACTGCGGGATGGAATCAAGGAAGCACTAGCAAGGATGGTCCAAAATGCtggatcacattttaaaaaaaaaaatcatgtccgCTTTGCAAAGCCGCATTGCTTGT encodes the following:
- the TBC1D16 gene encoding TBC1 domain family member 16 isoform X4; the protein is MPLLSLPHPGRSGQAPPGPKCTEDGNTPPAMSLGRLLRRASSKASDLLTLTPGGGGGPPSVLDGEIIFSKNNVCVHPPEGLQGLGEHHPGYLCLYMEKDELLGATLILAWVPNSRIQKQDEEALRYITPESSPVRKAPRPRGRRTPSSGAPHQPSPTEPRSTLTPRDEDILVAAQSIRDPEHISPSPEDGEKLAPGLGVDGPLPASQPAHSDSGILSAVSSQDGTEEGRESRPEAGEEEGSLELSAEGVSRASSFDSDSEAFSSPFCLSPISAALAESSSSVFLESESGSPSSTDAHLQFPDGSGLLQPPRWDEPQRACALEQICGVFRVDLGQMRSLRLFFSDEACTSGQLVVASRESQYKVFHFHHGGLDKLPDVLQQWKYCAETHLKDQQVADEKTCMQFSIRRPKLPSSETHPEESMYRRLDVAAWLRHLNALGQVQEEYKLRKAIFFGGIDVSIRGEVWPFLLRYYSHESTSEEREALRAQKRREYAEIQQKRLSMTPEEHRAFWRNVQFTVDKDVVRTDRSHQFFRGEGNPNVECMRRILLNYAVYNPAIGYSQGMSDLVAPILAEVLDESDTFWCFVGLMQNTIFVSSPRDEDMEKQLLYLRELLRLTHLRFYQHLVSLGEDGLQMLFCHRWLLLCFKREFPEAEALRIWEACWAHYQPHVARLGPAAHLPRN
- the TBC1D16 gene encoding TBC1 domain family member 16 isoform X5 encodes the protein MSFWGPPSSSHGSPTPGSRSRTRRRCATSPQRAPRSQDGTEEGRESRPEAGEEEGSLELSAEGVSRASSFDSDSEAFSSPFCLSPISAALAESSSSVFLESESGSPSSTDAHLQFPDGSGLLQPPRWDEPQRACALEQICGVFRVDLGQMRSLRLFFSDEACTSGQLVVASRESQYKVFHFHHGGLDKLPDVLQQWKYCAETHLKDQQVADEKTCMQFSIRRPKLPSSETHPEESMYRRLDVAAWLRHLNALGQVQEEYKLRKAIFFGGIDVSIRGEVWPFLLRYYSHESTSEEREALRAQKRREYAEIQQKRLSMTPEEHRAFWRNVQFTVDKDVVRTDRSHQFFRGEGNPNVECMRRILLNYAVYNPAIGYSQGMSDLVAPILAEVLDESDTFWCFVGLMQNTIFVSSPRDEDMEKQLLYLRELLRLTHLRFYQHLVSLGEDGLQMLFCHRWLLLCFKREFPEAEALRIWEACWAHYQTDYFHLFICVAIVAIYGDDVIEQQLATDQMLLHFGNLAMHMNGELVLRKARSLLYQFRLLPRIPCSLHDLCKLCGTGMWDSGYMPAVECTGQHPGSESCPFGGTVETPSPKPSREGRKGPKTPREGFGFRR